The DNA sequence GCCGTGTAGGAGCCTAATCCTTCGCAAAACCGAGCCCAAATACTGGTTAAAAGCCCCCCTCAACGGGCGACTAATGCAGCTATCAATAATAATCAACCCACATTTCTTCTCGTCATTTGTGATCTCTGTCCTTTTGGGAATAGGCGAGGCATCCTAAGCGGGGTACAGGTTGTGAGCATGGTTGTCAACCCTGCAAGGTTTCAGCTTCGCTCCAATGCGCTGTTAAGACCTTGATTATAGTCAGGTTGAAGTTCAATATCACACCACATACATATATAGACGCTGAAACATATTGTCCTCTCTCGTGAAAAGATAACAAGCACGCAACTCACCATGACTTTTCGGAGACCATTAGAGGTGGGGCAGGGGATGAGGTCGATTATGACCGATGGCCGTGAAATCCAAGTAATGAAAGACTGGAGCCAAACGGAGGGTGCGGCTGTTCACCAGGGATTGGCCTCACCAAAAGAGTACAGTAGTCAGCGTGCAGAATGGAGAGTCCCCATCAACCGGTAATTTGTtataattttcttcttctcgcctccCCTCCAGTTCCGCATAACTCCCATTTTTCTAACTCGATTGCAGCAAACTAGAGGACCTATCGGCCGCCATTAGTTCTCTTCAAACTGGCGGTTCAACAGCCATACCCCAAGACGTCAGCTGGAGAGATGTTTTCGACTGCATTGGAGAAGCGAAACAGACATATGAGAAAAAGGCTGAAGATAATCGATTCAGAGGATGGGTCAGGAAGGGCGAGATAGCAATAGGCATCTTAGAACGCCTTTCTGAAGCTATTCCCGATGAGAATGGCCTCAGCGTCCTCAAAACAGGATTGGTGTTCATTTTTCAGGTAAATTTACTTGTATGTGAAGGTTGATgaataattttattaacaTATCTGTAGTCTTACAGAAAAAGACTTTCCAATGTGGGCAATATTCTGCAAGAATTCGAAGACGCTCCTGGCGTCTTGGCTAGCGTCTATCAGATATGCGACGTCTATAACAAAGAAATAAGACTGAAGAATCTGGTTTGGGATTTCTATGGGATAATGGTGGACAGCCTTTCAGAACTTATGATAATCTTGAATCGCACATATAAAGAGGGAAATGGTAAGAGGCTACTCATTCCAAGCATCAAAATGCAGTGGCACAGCAAGACTTTGGCTCTGACAACAGATGACAGTTTTTAAAAAGGTTGTTAAGCAGATTCCTGAAGTAGAGGCTGCAAAGATAGGTGAAATCTCCAAAAGAAtcagcaaggcaaagcaaacaGTCTTCGAAGCTACGGCCCATTTAGACCGACAGGTATGGCAAGAGACTAAGACTTCGGCTCAGCAAGGACGAATAGCAGCGGAGGCTACTCGCAAGACGGCTCATGATATCAGAGCCAGGGTAATAGACCTACAACAAGAAACCAGCGAAGGACATGATAAGCTATCTTCTCAGGTGGACCAGTTCCGCTCTCAGATGGTCGATGCGGCTGATCAAATGGGCGACCAATTGGCGCAGACTAAAAGACAGATAACTAAAGACggggaagagaggaagcagTTTGAGGCAGGATTACAAAGACTCGTCGATGCGTTGCCTGCGTCGATTCatgagcagctgcagagcgCATTGTACCAGTTTGTAGCTGATGCCATCGTTCAGCGACGTAAGCTGTCATATTCTTTTCGTTGACAAAACAAGATTGACTGACTGGACTCTGCACAGAACTTTTCGCGCTCCCCTCAAACATTATCTCTCCCAACTCGCCACCCCTGCCTCTCGTTCAATATGCGCAAGTACTAAGTGAGAGCGACATCATCAACTTACTGCAAACGCCTGATCCAATAGGCGACGCAGATCGTATCCTCCGCAAAGAAAGCTTGATGAGTGACGAGGCACTGGGATATGCCACATTACTGA is a window from the Trichoderma atroviride chromosome 5, complete sequence genome containing:
- a CDS encoding uncharacterized protein (EggNog:ENOG41) — protein: MTFRRPLEVGQGMRSIMTDGREIQVMKDWSQTEGAAVHQGLASPKEYSSQRAEWRVPINRKLEDLSAAISSLQTGGSTAIPQDVSWRDVFDCIGEAKQTYEKKAEDNRFRGWVRKGEIAIGILERLSEAIPDENGLSVLKTGLVFIFQSYRKRLSNVGNILQEFEDAPGVLASVYQICDVYNKEIRLKNLVWDFYGIMVDSLSELMIILNRTYKEGNVFKKVVKQIPEVEAAKIGEISKRISKAKQTVFEATAHLDRQVWQETKTSAQQGRIAAEATRKTAHDIRARVIDLQQETSEGHDKLSSQVDQFRSQMVDAADQMGDQLAQTKRQITKDGEERKQFEAGLQRLVDALPASIHEQLQSALYQFVADAIVQRQLFALPSNIISPNSPPLPLVQYAQVLSESDIINLLQTPDPIGDADRILRKESLMSDEALGYATLLRQKRQFKEWLSSDWPSLVLVDGCSRGESVGRTSPMSFFTASFASTLIRAETGIVLQFFCGHHIDPQKENSGPKGLLRSIISQLILYPKSYNLSLNFVDQGLYDAVAASNTEALCYFFEKLFWQIQPDTIIYVLIDSVSDFESDLHDYGERMDRVLILFQTLIGQVLQGFAAGPKLKLFMTSPNRSHRLIYRVDQAKESIRLNAAALGDISRSGERSLREIRRARSPLSYIM
- a CDS encoding uncharacterized protein (EggNog:ENOG41) — translated: MVDSLSELMIILNRTYKEGNVFKKVVKQIPEVEAAKIGEISKRISKAKQTVFEATAHLDRQVWQETKTSAQQGRIAAEATRKTAHDIRARVIDLQQETSEGHDKLSSQVDQFRSQMVDAADQMGDQLAQTKRQITKDGEERKQFEAGLQRLVDALPASIHEQLQSALYQFVADAIVQRQLFALPSNIISPNSPPLPLVQYAQVLSESDIINLLQTPDPIGDADRILRKESLMSDEALGYATLLRQKRQFKEWLSSDWPSLVLVDGCSRGESVGRTSPMSFFTASFASTLIRAETGIVLQFFCGHHIDPQKENSGPKGLLRSIISQLILYPKSYNLSLNFVDQGLYDAVAASNTEALCYFFEKLFWQIQPDTIIYVLIDSVSDFESDLHDYGERMDRVLILFQTLIGQVLQGFAAGPKLKLFMTSPNRSHRLIYRVDQAKESIRLNAAALGDISRSGERSLREIRRARSPLSYIM